The segment ATGCTGTCTGCCTCTAGTCTGTGAACCATTCGATTTAGTAGGGTAGATAGTTAAGGAACAGGAAAACCAAAAAGTCAAATGAGAGGGTCGAGGTCCATAGGTTTACTTTGGAAAAGCCCAGATTCAGGTAATAGAAATACTCATGCCTCTTGTAACTGTTCACAGACAGGAACATCACGCCAAGGGTCGCTACCTTGAACCAGAAGATTATCGGGTATATCCGCAAACCAGACTCTATGTTCAGACTTAGGCAAGCCAAGGTTATCACCATGGATGGAGCGGCAAAGGCCGTGTAGAAAGTCCATATTAATCGGACTGATTTAGTGAACCTCATTTTGCCTGCTGCCAATTATAAGGTAAACGGAGTAAATAGTTTTTTTAGCACTATGGATGCAGCTTTCACACACTCCTTTTCCCAAGTGGATATGGATAGTTAGGAGCGATTATCTGTTCCGCTTTCAAGGTATTTTGATATTCCAATATAGGTAAAGATTGTGATAACCTACAACCTAAACCTTATGCTTAGGCAAGTCTTCACGTAGGACAAAAAGAAGCTGCAAACTGGAAATGCAATAAGGGAAACAGGGCTTATTTAGGCTTGAAATAACAAAGACAATATCAACAATATCCTTACCACTGATGGACTAGCCTTGAAGGAGAAAGGCATTGGCTTAACCTTTTGAATGAAGGTGCCAATTTTTTACCTTGGTTCAATAACCATAATAGGTATTGCCATGGAAAAGAATGTCACGTTGAACGGGGAATCAGTGTCCTTAAGGATTGAGGTAAAACGGCTGGACAAGTACAACCATATCCTGGTACTGAACAACGTGGAATACCCAGTCAAGGTAATCACGGACAGCAGTGCGGGCGTTGAAACCCTCTCCTACTATGACTACCGAGGCCAAAAGGTAGTGGATGGCAACGGCAATCCTGTCAAGACGGACAGGGGGCTGGTTGAGTACTTGCTAAGCAAAAGCTAAACAGGCCAGGAAGAACCTACTAGACTCTTATATGGTAATCTACCCCGTTTTCATTGCCTAAGAAGATTCACCTCAACGGCTGACCTTTGCCTAATCCTGCCAGACTGTTCTGATAAAAGTGGCGGTTGAGAACTCCACCCCGCCTATCTGGGTGTTGCCCGTAATCCCGCCCAGTCTCCCCAATTCGTTGCACTCCGAATCGATTACCTGGCTTGATAGGTCTGCCCCGCAGGTTCCCATGTCAAAGACATACACTGTTTTTCCCTGGAAAGAATATTCCATCACGTTAGCCCCATCATCATGGCATGCAGTCTTGCTGAACCGCTTTATACTTTTCTCAACGCACCTCGGAACCCCTTTCTCTATCTCAACCAGCTCGCAGCCGCTGAATACCAATGAGAATACAATAGCACAAAGTGGTAGGGTAAGCTTTATAAGCTTTAAGGGGTTTCTCATGTAAATCGATTAGTGGAAAAGACGATAACGGTATCGCTAATCAAGTGACCCCTTCGGTGCCTGAAAGGTTGCCTAGTGAAATACTATATTTTCTTCAGAAACGAACCTTGCTAAAAGATGGCTTAGCTGCCGCATAGGTGCGGTTGTAGCTTTTTTACTTCTTGCTTCTCCAATTTTTATATCCCATTACATCTTTCCTTACTTTCCTTTTCCAGTCGTTTCCGTAAGCCTTTTGCAGGTGGTCAAGGATTACGAAGTTATATTCTTCCGTTAATGTATATTCAGGACCTGTACAGCCATCCTCTAAGTAGAAGACATTATACTTGCGTTCAAAAGTGCTATCAGTACTATAAACTACTGGTGCTATTCCACTTCGAAGCAAAAGAAATGGCACATCATTCTTAATATCCTTATCTGCAAGTTCTCGAGCTTCATCAACCGTAGTAACAAACACTAACTTAATGGCACCACTATTATTGATGTCAGCGTCAGTCAGCTTTCTTGATTGCCCAAAACCCACAAATGAGATTAAGATTAATAAACCTGCTAGGAAAAGATATTTCATAATTTAAATACGGTACAACGCACTTGGCTATGCGGCGGCACAGCTAACCTATAGGTCTTGTTGTGCAAAGCTTTACCATTCTTTGGAAATCGCACAAATCCCGCTATCTACATACTTACTTACAAATGAAAGTGGCAGGTTCATTTCTTTCGAAGCGGTACCAATTTCCATCCCATCAAACCCCTCAAAAAGCAAATTGCCCTTTTGTCTTATTTCTAGGCTTTGAAACTCTTCTTCAACTTGTTCCATTCTTACAAGGTCACTTAGACGTTCTTTATTTGCAGGTGTTAAGATTACTTGTTGGTAATAAAAAACTTACTTGGCTCCATTAGCTTGTGAAATTCCGTGTTACTAATGGATGGAGCCTGAATGAAACAAACAGCCCCATCTGGAACAAGCCTGATTATATCAATGAAGAAAATTTGAGTTTCAGTCATAAAGGATTCAATGATTCAAGTTTTACCCAACGCACTAGGCTATGGCGCTTTTTAATGCGCTATAGGTGTTGTTGTGTGTAGCTTTTCTATTTTTTCCCAGAGATTCTAAAATCGTAATGCACCACACTGCCATTTGGGCAACCATCACGCGGTTTTTCTACTTTTCTAAATCCCAGTTTTTTCAGTAAACCTTCTTGGGCATTGCTTTTAACTCGTATGGCTAATGAACTTGGAACCATTACTTCTGCATAGTCACATCTTGTTAAAGGTTCTCTGTACCAAGACTCTTCTATATTCATTCCTTGTCCAACTAGAAAGCCAATTATTAGTTCTGGATGATTTGTTCCGCCTATCTGGGTGACCCCATTACGTGTTATTCCTACAAAATCATAATAATTACCAACAGGATAACCACCAACCTTATTCGAATCTTGGGTAATGATTAGAGATAAAAAAAACTTCTCCTGATATATTTCTACTGCTTTGTCAATTCTTTTTTGAGCCAACGCAGCAAAAGAAATCGATGAAACCAATATAAGTAGGAGAAGTAGGAATTTATTCACTTTATCTATTGGCTTTGAATTATAGAGTTACAAACAACGGCCTCGTGCATGAGGCGTGCTAGACCGTCGGCCGTAGCATGGCTTATGTATCTTGTTAGCCAAAGTTATTTTAACCCCAGCATTTTCCAGGCACCAATCTGCTTGATTACACCAATCTTTCCCTTGATTGTAGAATCCTCTTTTAAAAATGCCTACAGGAAAGGCTATGTCTTTACTTTTGCCATTGTTGGTGATAATGGTAAATTCTTTGCAGTTACCAATGGTGTAGGTCTCCTTTGAAATAGGCTTGCTCTCTTCTTCTAAAACACTTTCAGGTGCATTAGGATTAGTCTCGCTTTCTTCGTTATGGTGATAGCTCACTAACTTAGCCCCAAACTCCAATGTTATTTTATTCCCCTCTAGTTTGTAGGTTCCCCTTCTCACGTAATGTCCTTCGCAGAGGTCATCGGACACAAACTGATTCTCTGTTATGAACATCAAGTCAGCGTTGCAGCAATCACATGCCTCTGCTATTTCACAAACGTTTTCGTCAATTCCACCTCCCAGCACAAATGTTTTGCCTTTTAAATCAGTAATTCCAATAGGCGTAGTCGGATTGGTGTGTTCAACTTTGTTTATGAAATTACCTGAGTCAATTGAGGTAATCAGACTTGTTGTATCAGCATCTGCACTAGTATCTGAAACTTGATTGTTCTCTTTAGTATCTGAACATGAATATAAAATGCTTAATAAAATGATGCTTACAATCCCTTTCATTTATGATTTTAATTTTGGCTAACGTCTAGTGCATGAGGCGGCTAGGCCATCGGCCGAAGCATGGCTTATGCACTAGACGTTAGGTGTGGAGATTCTCCTTTTTTAAGTTAGTATACCCAGGTATTTTTATAGTGAACAGAATCATCTACCAACGTGATTTTCCTATCAGCAGAATCCATAGGCACAAAGCCATGTTGTTTATAGTTTTCTTTGGTTATTCCTTTTGGAAAGGTTCGAGAAACAATAATGCTTCGGCTATTTGAGGTCATTAGTGTATCTCTATACACCTTCTCTAGTTTCTTTTCTCCTTTATAGTATATGGAAACTTCAATGAGTTTGATACTGTCAGGATAGTAAAAGTGCTTCCAGAATGAATGAGTCCAACTAGTGTTAATCCCAGTTTCTACAACTAACTCCCCGTTTAACTTCACTTCTAATCTTTCTTCAGGATAAAGCTCGGGGCTTATTACTGAAAAATTTGCTAACTCATTTTCCTGAACTTCATAGTCCTTCCTTTCCTGCTCCTGAGTACAGCTACCTATCCAAAAGAAGCAAAAAGCACCGATGAATAATTTTTTAGTCAAAGCTTATTTTCATTAACTCTCTTCTCACCTAACGGTTAGGCTAAACGACGGCTGTCGCCGTCGGCTGGAGATGACGTTTAGCCTAACCGTTAGCCTTAGTTATTTTTTACAGGAGGTGTGAAGTTATTCTTCTTTTTCTTTTCCCCATATTTTGTCCACTTGCGAATCTTTAACAAAAAAGTAAAGCAATCCGCCACAAGCAATTCCAGCCGCTAAAACTGCTATTAAGTGCGTTTTTATATCTTCGGAGGTTTCGAGTTCTCCCTTTATAAATCCATTAATCGTTAATGTAAATGCCATAAAGATTCCGAATGCTAGACTTAGCTTGGCTTTTCTATTCATTGTTGTCGAGTTATTGATTTTCTGATGACTTTTGTAAGTATCAGTTTGATTTCTATTTATTTTAGTTAAGGCTAACGGTATCGTGCATGAGGCGTGCAAGGCCGTCGGCCGTAGCATGATTTTTATACAGTGTTGTAGCACGTTTTTCTAAAAGTTTATTTTGATGAATACTTTTTTAATTTTCTCCAGCAAAGTCGGCTTAAATACGTGCAGATTATCTTCGTATGCCTGTTCAGTATAAGTTCTACCAATATATTCCCTACCTTCTTTGTCCTTCAAGGTCGCTGTACAAGTCAGGAGCTTTTGTTCTCTGAACTTTTTGGAAATGAAAATATCAAACTTCGCTTCTGTGATAAAGTCATTCTCAAATCCTTCGCTCTCCAACGTCCTACTGATAGTTTCCCTGAGTCTTTGGAACCATATTGTAATTGGTTTAATATCTAAATCTAGTGGATTTACTGTACCAGTAAATAAGTCCAACGATAGCTCATTTATTCCCTTTTCAGTTGCCGCACACCATATCCAGTCAGCCATGTACCCTTTGTTGTAGTAGAACAAGGTACTGAAATACTGCTGAGTTAATGAGTTCGGCAATCCGTTAAGGTTCTTTCGCTTAGGCAATTTTTATATTTTAAATGTGCTACAACGGACTAGTATAAAAGACGGCGAGGCCGTCGGCCGATGCTGACTTTTATACAGTGTTGTAGTTAGTTTTTTTATTTCACATTATAACTTTCAAGCACCATAAAGCCAAATGCCCCTTTCTTTATTGTCAAGGTGACAAAATCCGATTCTTCCACTTTGGCAGTACTGCTGTAGCCGAAAACCAACTCTTTCTCTTCCCCGAAGTAATCAAATCTGACCAATGGCATTCTTTTACTTTTGTTAGACGTTCCTGGCATCGAGGACTTTTCTTTGATAGGGAAGGTGAATTGCTTTGAGTCCCTTCCAGCCAAGTAGAAGTTTCCTGCCATGAAGATATAGCAAGCTATGAATCCGAAAGAGAGAAGGCTCTGCATCAATGGGTAAAAGAACCCTCTTACGTTATAGACTTCTTTATATTTTCTCTGTAGAAGTAGATAAGTTAGAACTCCAACACCAAGTATGATTGAAAGCGGAATAGTAGAGTCAATAATCGTGCTTCTGTAAATATCTATCTGGAGAACCATTAATATCATCCCTGTGAAAATGGTCACGCCAAAGAACCATTTCCAGTATAACTTATC is part of the Rufibacter tibetensis genome and harbors:
- a CDS encoding DUF6970 domain-containing protein; amino-acid sequence: MRNPLKLIKLTLPLCAIVFSLVFSGCELVEIEKGVPRCVEKSIKRFSKTACHDDGANVMEYSFQGKTVYVFDMGTCGADLSSQVIDSECNELGRLGGITGNTQIGGVEFSTATFIRTVWQD
- a CDS encoding FEKKY domain-containing protein, yielding MKYLFLAGLLILISFVGFGQSRKLTDADINNSGAIKLVFVTTVDEARELADKDIKNDVPFLLLRSGIAPVVYSTDSTFERKYNVFYLEDGCTGPEYTLTEEYNFVILDHLQKAYGNDWKRKVRKDVMGYKNWRSKK